Proteins co-encoded in one Hyla sarda isolate aHylSar1 chromosome 4, aHylSar1.hap1, whole genome shotgun sequence genomic window:
- the LOC130366681 gene encoding olfactory receptor 1468-like, with amino-acid sequence MNSTKISELLLLGFPTLYNYKFPFFCIVLSMYCMTICENLLIILLVSTSQRLRSPMYFFLGHLALSDVFLVTSVVPKLLDVIIREGSVISFVGCLTQFYLYGGAACAECFLLTAMSYDRYLAICKPLHYTAIMSVQLRYILVISSWALSFTFVLITLILVCDLDFCGPNLINNFFCDFAPLLELSCSDTTVVGIDIFIHSILIVLLPFLFIIITYVHIFITIFGISSISGRQKTFSTCSSHLAVVSIYYGSMLMIYMVPQRGHSLTVDKFISLSYIVLTPLLNPVIYSLRNKDLQSSMVIYLMACIRKSVL; translated from the coding sequence ATGAACTCCACAAAGATCTCCGAGCTTCTTCTCCTTGGATTCCCGACTCTTTATAATTATAAGTTTCCTTTCTTCTGTATTGTTCTTTCTATGTATTGTATGACTATATGTGAGAACCTCCTGATCATTCTCCTGGTGTCCACAAGCCAACGTCTCCGTTCTCCAATGTATTTCTTCCTTGGACATTTGGCTCTGTCAGACGTATTCCTTGTGACAAGTGTTGTTCCTAAGTTGCTGGATGTTATCATAAGGGAAGGGAGTGTTATATCTTTTGTTGGGTGTTTAACTCAGTTTTACCTCTATGGTGGAGCAGCCTGTGCCGAGTGTTTTTTGCTCACAGCCATGTCCTATGACCGGTACTTGGCCATTTGTAAACCGCTACACTATACAGCAATAATGAGTGTCCAGCTTAGATACATCCTGGTCATCTCCTCCTGGGCACTTAGCTTTACATTTGTACTTATAACACTCATACTTGTATGTGACTTAGACTTCTGTGGGCCAAATTTGATAAACAACTTCTTCTGTGACTTTGCTCCACTTTTAGAACTTTCTTGCTCAGACACCACAGTTGTGGGTATTGACATTTTTATCCACTCTATTCTAATAGTTCTATTACCgttcttatttattattataacttATGTTCATATCTTTATCACCATCTTTGGAATTTCCTCCATATCAGGCCGGCAAAAAAccttctccacctgtagctcTCACTTGGCGGTTGTCTCTATCTATTATGGGTCCATGCTCATGATCTACATGGTCCCTCAGAGAGGACATTCACTGACTGTTGACAAGTTTATTTCCCTTTCCTATATTGTTCTGACCCCTCTTCTGAACCCTGTTATATACAGTCTAAGAAACAAAGATCTCCAGTCTTCTATGGTTATATACCTAATGGCTTGTATTAGGAAAAGTGTCTTGTAA
- the LOC130366680 gene encoding olfactory receptor 10A3-like — MSYDRFLAICKPLHYTAIMSVQLRYSLVISSWVLGLMFVLITLVLVCDLDFCGPNVINHFFCDLAPLLELSCSDTTVVGIDIFIHSILIVLLPFLFIIITYVHIFITIFGISSISGRQKTFSTCSSHLAVVSIYYGSMLMIYMVPQRGHSLTVNKFVSLSYIVLTPFLNPLIYSLRNKDLQSSMIIYLMACIRKSVL; from the coding sequence ATGTCCTATGACCGGTTCTTGGCCATCTGTAAACCGCTACATTATACAGCAATAATGAGTGTCCAGCTTAGATACAGCCTGGTCATCTCCTCCTGGGTACTTGGCTTGATGTTTGTACTCATAACACTTGTACTTGTATGTGACTTAGACTTCTGTGGGCCGAATGTGATCAACCATTTCTTTTGTGACTTAGCTCCACTTTTAGAACTTTCTTGCTCAGACACCACAGTTGTGGGTATTGACATTTTTATCCACTCTATTCTAATAGTTCTATTACCTTTCTTATTCATTATTATAACTTATGTTCATATCTTTATCACCATCTTTGGAATTTCCTCCATATCAGGCCGACAAAAAACCTTTTCCACCTGTAGTTCTCACTTGGCGGTTGTCTCTATCTATTATGGGTCCATGCTCATGATCTACATGGTCCCTCAGAGAGGACATTCACTGACTGTTAACAAGTTTGTTTCCCTTTCCTATATTGTTCTAACCCCctttctaaatcctttgatatacAGTCTAAGAAACAAAGATCTCCAGTCTTCTATGATTATATACCTAATGGCTTGTATTAGGAAAAGTGTCTTGTAG